Proteins found in one bacterium genomic segment:
- a CDS encoding site-specific integrase, which produces MNELQRLKQLQQQIANPTIEGVPQVDALEQMQLQMLGDMQLQGLSERTQESYVRAIRKFAEHCGKEPDQISDEELREYFLYRMNVQKWSRVTSTIAICGIKFFYDQTIKKRWPEIRFVRARHDKKIPIIMSRTEVWVALSQVRLQIYRVCLQTIYSCGLRLQEGTRLKVADIDGSRMMITVRNGKGGRDRCVPLPTMTLQVLRNFWKTHRNKVWIFPACGRGGIHRPHADQPMPVSSVQDAFVLR; this is translated from the coding sequence ATGAATGAACTACAGCGATTAAAACAGCTTCAACAACAAATAGCCAACCCAACAATAGAAGGAGTACCACAAGTAGATGCTCTGGAGCAAATGCAATTACAGATGCTTGGAGATATGCAATTGCAAGGTCTCTCAGAGCGGACGCAAGAATCATATGTTCGTGCGATCCGGAAATTTGCAGAGCATTGCGGGAAAGAACCCGATCAGATCAGCGATGAGGAATTACGAGAGTATTTTCTGTATCGGATGAATGTTCAGAAGTGGTCTCGCGTAACAAGCACGATCGCGATCTGCGGGATCAAATTTTTTTACGATCAGACGATTAAGAAAAGATGGCCCGAGATTCGTTTTGTTCGGGCACGCCATGACAAAAAAATACCAATCATCATGAGCCGAACCGAAGTGTGGGTAGCTCTCAGCCAGGTGAGACTGCAAATCTACCGGGTGTGTTTGCAAACGATCTACTCGTGCGGACTACGATTGCAGGAAGGGACTCGGCTGAAAGTGGCCGACATCGACGGCAGTCGGATGATGATTACAGTGCGGAACGGTAAAGGCGGAAGGGATCGGTGCGTTCCGCTTCCAACAATGACGCTTCAAGTGTTGCGCAATTTTTGGAAGACGCACCGGAACAAAGTATGGATTTTCCCTGCATGCGGAAGAGGAGGAATTCACCGGCCGCATGCTGATCAACCAATGCCGGTTTCCAGTGTGCAGGATGCATTCGTGCTGCGCTGA